GTCGCATTCGGCGTACGCCACTCAATCACACTGCCCGGTGGGCCGAGAGCAGGGAATGGGTGACCGTAGACAGAATCCCTCGAGCTCGTCAAGGATGGCTACTCTTCGGCGAGTTCGGCAAAAAAATGGTGCTGGATCGAGATCTTCAGCCCCTCCTCCCGCGCCGGCTAGACACCCAAGCCCGCGAGAACCACCGCTCCCGGAAGCGCCGCGAAGGCCTTGCCGGGAACGATCAACTTGCCGCGTCGCCGCCCACTGCCGATCAGGACCCACTCGGTATCGACGACGGCCGAGTCCACCAGCAGCGGCCAGTCGGCCGGCAGCCCGATCGGTGTGATCCCGCCGTACTCCATACCGGTCGCCCCGGTCGCTGTGTCCATGCAGGCGAACGAGGCCTTGCGTGCGCCCAGTTGCCGGCGTACGACGCCGTTGACGTCGACCCGCGTCCCCGAGAGGACGACGCAGGCGGCCAGCGTGGACTCGCCGCCACGCTTGCCCGCCACGACCACACAGTTCGCCGACTCGTCGAGCAGCTCCTGCCCGTAGTGCTCCACGAAGGCCGCGGTGTCAGCGATCTCCGGGTCGGTGTCGACATAGATCAGCTGCTCGAGGGGGACATCTCCACTCCAGCGGCTGATTGCGTCGACGACCGGCCGGGGCAGTAGGCCGAGACAGTCGACGGCGGCCCGGGCGTCGTCGAAGCTTCCGATGGGGGCGCGCATGCATGCAACGCTAACAGCCGTCGTCCCGCCCGCGATTGGCCGTCTCAGCGTACGGGTGGGATGGAGACCGCCATGGTCATCTCGACCGTCTCCTCACCGTCGTTGCGGTAGGCGTGCGGCACGTTCGCCTCGAAGGTGGCGGAGGTCCCCGCCGGCAGGGAGTGCGGCTCGCCGTCGACGAGGAGGGTGAGCTCGCCCGCGGTGACATGGAGCAGCTCGACCGTCCCGTCGGGATGTGGATCGGAGGCGCTTTCGTCGCCCGGCATCAGCCGCCAGGCCCACAGTTCCAGCGGCCCGCGGCGCTCGGTACCGACCAGCAGCGTGGTGTAGCTGCCGGTCGAGGTGGACCACATGCGTACGGCCTGCTCCGGAGGTACGACGCGGACCTGCGGGCCCTGCTCGTAATCGAGGAGCGTGGTGATGCTGACGCCCAGAGCGTCGGCGAGTTTCACAGTCGTCCCGACGCTCGGATTCGTACGCGCCTGCTCAATCTGGATGATCATGCCGCGGCTGACCCCCGCCCGAGCGGCGAGGGCGTCGAGAGTGAACCCCCGCTCGCCGCGCCAGCGCTTGAGATTACGGGCGAGCGACTGCGTGAGCTGGTCGAGGTCCGACACTTTCCGTCCAATATCATGGATGACAGAGTTCAATAGACTGCACTACGGTGTGGTGCACCCAAACGTTCACTGCACTGTACTGCGAGGGCCTGTCATGACCGCACTCTTCGCCCTGGCCACCAGCGTCCTCTGGGGGCTGGCCGACTTCGGCGGCGGGCTGCTGACGCGACGCGTCCCGGCACTCACGGTCGTCGTCGCCTCACAGTCGATCGCGGTCGTGGTGCTGGGTTCGATCGTCCTCGCGACCGGCGGCGTGCAGGAAGCGGGACCGCAGCTCTGGTACGCCGTCGCGGCGGGCACGGTCGGCCCGGTGGCGATGCTGTGCTTCTACAAGGCACTCGCGCTGGGCCCGATGGGCGTGGTCTCGCCGCTGGGATCGCTGGGCGTCGCCGTGCCCGTCAGCCTCGGGCTGATCATCGGCGAGCGGCCCGGACTGCTCCAGTTCGCCGGTATCGCGGTGGCCGTGGCCGGCATCGTGCTGGCGGGCGGCCCCCAGCTGCGCGGTGCACCGGTGCAGCGGCAGGCGATCCTGCTGACGCTGCTCGCCGCCTTCGGCTTCGGTGCGGTGATGGCCCTGATCGCCGAGGCCTCGACCACCATCACCGGGCTCTTCCTCGCGCTCTTCGTCCAGCGCGTCACCAATGTCACGGTCGGTGGCGCGGCGCTGTACGTATCGGTGAAGCGCGGCGCCCGGGCCCTGCCCGCGAACGGCGGGATGCGGGTCATCCTGTCCTCGCTGCCGGCTCTCGCCTTTGTGGGCCTCGCCGATGTCGCGGCCAACGGCACCTACTCCATCGCCGCTCAGCACGGCCCCGTCACCATCGCCGCCGTCCTCGCGAACCTCTACCCGGTGGTCACGGTGCTCGCCGCACTCCTGATCCTCAAGGAGCGGCTGCGCGTGGTCCAGGCGACCGGCGCCGGTCTCGCACTCGTGGGCACTGTGCTGCTCGCGAGCGGCTAAGAGCCGTCCGGCTCCAGGTCCGCGAGCGCCAGCAGCTGCTCCGGAGTGACGCCTTCCGGAATCGGTACGGGAGTGGGGGTACGCAGCGGAGGCTCCCAGCCGCGGACCGGATCCCAGCTCCGTACGACCCGGGCGGGGGCGCCGGCCACCACCGAGTGGTCGGGCACCTCGCCTCGTACCACCGCGCCTGCGGCCACCACCACATTGCGGCCGAGCCGCGCGCCGGGCAGGACCACCGCGCCGGTCCCCAGCCAGCAACCAGGGCCGATTTCCACCGGCTCGGTGCGCGGCCACTGCTTGCCGACCGGCTGGTGCGGGTCGTCGTAGCTGTGGTTGGTCGAGGTGATGTAGACGTACGGGCCGCAGTATGTGTCCGAGCCGATGGTCACCCTGGTGTCGGCGATGACATGGCTGCCGCGGCCCAGGACCACACCGTTGCCCAGGGTCAGGATCGGGTCGGCGCCCAGATCGAGTCCCGGCATCATCCCCGCGGTGAGGGTGACCTGCTCGCCGATGATGCAGTGGTCGCCGAGCTCGATCCAGGCCTCACCGAAGACGGTGCCCTGCGGGAAGGCGAGCCGGGTGCCGGAGCCGAGCCGGCGGAAACGCAGCCGTCCGGGGTGCTCGGCGGTGACGGCGCCCGCCTCCTGCACCCAGCGCCAGCCGCGGTGGACGGCGGACGCGAGGACGCGACGCCGCCAGGTGGTGAGCGATGAGAACGTGTTTCTGTTCTTCGGCACCCGCACACGGTAGTCGGTGCACGTGAACTGATCATCACGGCGTGCTGTGATCTTCCCCCCACCCGTCATCGGTTGCGGCGGGCGACCGATCCGGCGCCCTCGTGCCGAGGCACGGGCGAGTGTCTCCCCAGGCCCGCCGAGTACCCCTCCCGTGAGTACCGCCCGTCCGGTCGCCTACGGTGCATCTACGCGAGACCGGTGAGCACCAAGGAGCAGGCATGGCGGAGCGGGCTTTGATTTCAGGCGTGGGCGGCCGGACCCCGAAGGTCGATCCGGGGTCGTTCACCGCACCGACGTCCGTGGTCGTCGGCGATGTCACCCTGGCTGCCGGGTCGAGCGTCTGGTACCAGACCGTGCTCCGCGGCGACGGCGGGCCGATCACCATCGGCGCCGGCAGCAATATTCAGGACAATTGCACAGTGCATGTCGACCCTGGGTTCCCGGTCACCGTCGGCGAGGGCGTCTCGGTCGGCCACAACGCCGTACTGCACGGCTGCACCGTCGAGGACGACGTACTGGTCGGCATGGGCGCCACCGTGCTGAACGGCGCGCACATCGGTGCCGGTTCGCTGATCGCGGCTCAGGCGCTGGTGCCGCAGGGGATGCGGGTCCCGCCGGGATCGCTGGTCGCGGGCGTGCCGGCCAAGGTCAAGCGGGAGCTGACCGAGGAGGAGCTCGAGGGCATCAGACTCAACGCCGCGGTCTATGTGGATCTCGCCGAGGAGCACCGCGCGGCGCACGAGGCCTGACCGGTCCGGCCGCGGGACCGGTTCAGTCGGCGGTGGGCACGGGCTCCGGCTCGGTCCCCGCCGGCTGGGTCTGCGACTGCGCGGCGGCCTTCTTGGCGCGGTTCTTCAGGACGAGCATCGAGGTGAGCCCGATCAGGACCGCGAGGACCAGCCCCAGCCAGGAGAACCGCTTGAGCCAGGCTTCCGCGACGACGCCGACGGAGTAGATGACGGCGGTCGTGCCGCCGGCCCAGAGGATCCCGCCGAGGACATTGGCGATGAGGAACTTCCAGTACGGCATGCGCAGTACGCCCGCGAGCGGCCCCGCGAAAATGCGCAGCAGCGCGACGAAGCGGCCGAAGAAGACGGCCCACATGCCCCACTTCTCGAACGAGCGCTCCGCCATGGCGATCTGGGCCTCGCCGAAGTGCTTGGGGAACTTCCCGCCGAGCCAGGCCAGCAGGGGCCTACCGCCCTTGCGGCCGATGGCGTACCCGATGGAGTCACCGATGATGGCGCCGGCGGACGCGCAGCCACCGAGGATGTACGGATTGATGTCGCCGTGCTGGGAGGCGAGCAGCGCCGAGCTGACAAGAACGATCTCGCCCGGCAGCGGGATGCCGAGGCTCTCGAGCCCGATGACCACCCCCACCAGGAGATAGACGCTCACCGCGGGGACGGTCTCGAGCCACTCCTGGACGTGCAACGCCGGTTCCTCCTGAGTTCGCAGGGCATCGGCTGCCCGGCGTGCGCCCCGTCGGCACACGCCGGGCAGCCTACCTGCTCGGCATGTGACCAGCCTCAGGCGTTGGGACGCAGCGTCCAGACGATGCTCATCTCACCGGTCACCGCGCCGTCCTCGCGCTGGATGGCGATGACGACCGGGAACTCGGGGCGCTTGCCCGCGTCCAGTTCCGCGACAACGTCCGCGATGGGACGGCCGAGGGTGGCGGTCGCGGTGACGACGCCCATCGCCAGCTTCTTGTAGCCGATTTCCGCCCTGACGGCGAGCGGCACGGCACGGGTCATCTGGTCGCCGAAGGCGGCGATGACGATGGCGCCGCTGGCGGTCTCGGCGAGCGTGAACATCGCTCCGGCGTGCGGTCCGCCGACGTGGTTGTGGAAGTCGGCCTGGTCCGGCATACGGACGACGGCACGCTCGGCCGTGGTCTCGAGGAACTCCAGGTTCAAGGTCCTGGCCATGGGAACCGTCGCGGCGAGCATCTCGCCGACGGACATCTGATCAGCGCTCATGGAAGGCGATGTTACCCATGAGTAGCTCGGCTTGGCCATCCCCTGCCGGGGGTGGCCGTGGCAACGGTGGGGCGGCACCTCTATCGTTGCTCGCCATGTGGCCAGGACAGCAGCCGCCCGGGGGCGAGCAGAACCCGCAGGACCAGAACCCGTACCAGCAGCCGGGGTACCAACAGCCGAATCCCTACCAGCAGCCGGGATACCAGCAGCCGGGATACCAGCAGCCCAACCCGTACCAGCAGCCGACCGCGCCGCAGTACGCCGTACCCGGGCAGCCGCCGGGTGGGCCGCAGCCGCCGCAGGACAACAAGAAGACGACGACGATCGTCGCGATCGTCGCGGCCACCGCCGTCGTCGCGGCCGCGGTGATCACCGGCGTCTTCGTGCTGAACGGCGAGGACAAGGGCACGACCGACGAGGGCGGCAAGGAGGCCGGCGCCTCCAAGACGCCGGGGTCCGCGAACCCCGGTCAGGTTCCCGCTTCGCCGACCGAGAACCCGCGCGGGAATGAGGAGGCCAAGCCCACGATCGCGGGCTGGAAGGTCGTCACCAACCCCAAGCACGGTACGCAGTTCGACGTCCCGCCCGCGTGGGAGGTGTCCGGATCAGGAACGAGCACGTTCTTCGAGGACGAGAAGAAGAAGGACGGCACTCCGGTCGTCGTCATGTCGTCCCCGGCGCACTACAAGAGCAAGTGGTGCACGTTCGACACGGACAAGGACGGCAAGCCCGAGCAATGGGGCCTGGGTACGGTCGGTACCAAGGGTGGCAAGGGTGCCGCCGACAGTGCCACGGCCGCCTACAACGAGGCCGGCAACTGGGTGTGGGCCGGCTATGCGCAGACGGAGCCCAAGGGCACGGTCAAGATCACCAAGGCCAAGCCGTACACCTCCAAGTCCGGTCTCTCCGGCAGTGTCGCGACGGCCACCGCCCTCGGCGTCAAGAAGGACAACAAGTGCGAGACCGACGGTAAGTCGATCGCGTTCTCCTTCAAGAACAGCAAGGGCGACTTCACCAGCTGGGTCCTCTACGCCAACAAGGGCGTCCCGGACGAGGTTCCGGACGCGACCATCGCGCAGATACTGAGCACCGTGCGGCTGGCGGACACTCCGGCCGGGTAAGTCAGGAGCGCCACCAGAACCGACGTCCGGAGCGCCACCGGAGTCGGCGTCGGCCTGAGGTCCGAACGGGCGCGGGGTCACGTGACTTGCCCGCACCACCCGCGCCCGCCCCGGCCCTACCGGTCCGGCAACGCCGTCCTCAGCCGTCCTCCGGCATCGGTGCGGGCCG
This portion of the Streptomyces sp. NBC_01750 genome encodes:
- a CDS encoding YbaK/EbsC family protein, producing MRAPIGSFDDARAAVDCLGLLPRPVVDAISRWSGDVPLEQLIYVDTDPEIADTAAFVEHYGQELLDESANCVVVAGKRGGESTLAACVVLSGTRVDVNGVVRRQLGARKASFACMDTATGATGMEYGGITPIGLPADWPLLVDSAVVDTEWVLIGSGRRRGKLIVPGKAFAALPGAVVLAGLGV
- a CDS encoding helix-turn-helix domain-containing protein; the encoded protein is MSDLDQLTQSLARNLKRWRGERGFTLDALAARAGVSRGMIIQIEQARTNPSVGTTVKLADALGVSITTLLDYEQGPQVRVVPPEQAVRMWSTSTGSYTTLLVGTERRGPLELWAWRLMPGDESASDPHPDGTVELLHVTAGELTLLVDGEPHSLPAGTSATFEANVPHAYRNDGEETVEMTMAVSIPPVR
- a CDS encoding DMT family transporter, whose amino-acid sequence is MTALFALATSVLWGLADFGGGLLTRRVPALTVVVASQSIAVVVLGSIVLATGGVQEAGPQLWYAVAAGTVGPVAMLCFYKALALGPMGVVSPLGSLGVAVPVSLGLIIGERPGLLQFAGIAVAVAGIVLAGGPQLRGAPVQRQAILLTLLAAFGFGAVMALIAEASTTITGLFLALFVQRVTNVTVGGAALYVSVKRGARALPANGGMRVILSSLPALAFVGLADVAANGTYSIAAQHGPVTIAAVLANLYPVVTVLAALLILKERLRVVQATGAGLALVGTVLLASG
- a CDS encoding acyltransferase, translating into MPKNRNTFSSLTTWRRRVLASAVHRGWRWVQEAGAVTAEHPGRLRFRRLGSGTRLAFPQGTVFGEAWIELGDHCIIGEQVTLTAGMMPGLDLGADPILTLGNGVVLGRGSHVIADTRVTIGSDTYCGPYVYITSTNHSYDDPHQPVGKQWPRTEPVEIGPGCWLGTGAVVLPGARLGRNVVVAAGAVVRGEVPDHSVVAGAPARVVRSWDPVRGWEPPLRTPTPVPIPEGVTPEQLLALADLEPDGS
- a CDS encoding gamma carbonic anhydrase family protein; the protein is MAERALISGVGGRTPKVDPGSFTAPTSVVVGDVTLAAGSSVWYQTVLRGDGGPITIGAGSNIQDNCTVHVDPGFPVTVGEGVSVGHNAVLHGCTVEDDVLVGMGATVLNGAHIGAGSLIAAQALVPQGMRVPPGSLVAGVPAKVKRELTEEELEGIRLNAAVYVDLAEEHRAAHEA
- a CDS encoding DedA family protein, which translates into the protein MHVQEWLETVPAVSVYLLVGVVIGLESLGIPLPGEIVLVSSALLASQHGDINPYILGGCASAGAIIGDSIGYAIGRKGGRPLLAWLGGKFPKHFGEAQIAMAERSFEKWGMWAVFFGRFVALLRIFAGPLAGVLRMPYWKFLIANVLGGILWAGGTTAVIYSVGVVAEAWLKRFSWLGLVLAVLIGLTSMLVLKNRAKKAAAQSQTQPAGTEPEPVPTAD
- a CDS encoding DUF4442 domain-containing protein, encoding MSVGEMLAATVPMARTLNLEFLETTAERAVVRMPDQADFHNHVGGPHAGAMFTLAETASGAIVIAAFGDQMTRAVPLAVRAEIGYKKLAMGVVTATATLGRPIADVVAELDAGKRPEFPVVIAIQREDGAVTGEMSIVWTLRPNA